In Candidatus Neomarinimicrobiota bacterium, one DNA window encodes the following:
- a CDS encoding glycerophosphodiester phosphodiesterase family protein, whose product MKILKGILLVTVIVIITACSSQHEIFITAHRGSSGVAPENTMSAYLLAIEQGADYAELDVQETSDDVLILYHDKTYERTSAVIANVWDLPYDSIAGFEAGAWKHEDYRGEPIPLFSDIIDSVNGRMLLNVEIKMNGHQDGLTEHVMQVLEEKKFVDQCIITSFNWAAIDLVRELYPAYKVGYLFSKMPKDKDVDVFAANVDILSVKNKIVTAEFVEKAHKAGKEVHVWGKVDKPEEMIRLRDLKIDNVITNYPDRWREFLNTK is encoded by the coding sequence ATGAAAATCCTAAAAGGAATACTGCTAGTAACTGTAATCGTGATCATAACAGCCTGTAGTAGTCAACACGAAATATTTATCACGGCTCATCGTGGATCATCAGGAGTTGCTCCTGAAAATACGATGTCAGCCTATTTACTGGCCATCGAACAGGGTGCTGATTATGCTGAACTGGATGTTCAGGAAACTTCAGACGACGTATTAATCCTGTACCATGATAAAACCTATGAACGCACTTCTGCTGTTATTGCCAATGTCTGGGATTTACCCTATGATAGTATTGCCGGATTTGAAGCCGGTGCCTGGAAGCATGAGGATTATCGCGGGGAGCCCATCCCGTTATTCTCTGATATTATTGACTCCGTCAATGGCCGCATGCTCCTGAACGTTGAGATCAAAATGAATGGACATCAGGATGGTCTCACAGAGCACGTTATGCAGGTGCTTGAGGAAAAGAAGTTTGTTGATCAATGTATCATAACTTCCTTTAATTGGGCTGCTATTGATCTGGTTCGTGAGTTATATCCAGCCTACAAAGTTGGCTATCTTTTCTCAAAGATGCCTAAGGATAAGGATGTTGACGTCTTTGCAGCCAATGTAGATATACTGAGTGTTAAGAATAAAATTGTCACAGCCGAATTTGTGGAGAAGGCTCATAAAGCTGGTAAAGAAGTCCATGTCTGGGGAAAAGTAGACAAACCTGAAGAAATGATTCGCCTACGGGATCTTAAAATTGATAATGTTATCACTAATTATCCTGATCGCTGGCGAGAATTTCTCAATACAAAATAA
- a CDS encoding metallophosphoesterase produces MRLKQIKVVGFLGFLLFILAACVGVGSSPPEQGLGPNNSAVIWRDDFEDGDMVGWTIHDYPDHEISNWYVEAGYLIQQSNIGKGKLGTQAVAGQADWTDYTLSANVVSTDDDYIGVLFRYQDPENYYRFSLSSQISKIRLEKRVDGVFETIGFLEEMWPECRFNISVDVRGDSIKVYLDQMEYFSIVDTSLSWGKVGFATYHNNASFFNDITVYDNLKITRNKSLYFDRVPYLQNVLGDSAVIMWGSSQAQNSQVEYGLSRGETQTILMDDRVKIHEVVLPDLQQGQQYTYRVSSGSLVSDWYIFRTAKTTEQAFRFALYGDNRTNFLRHSEVVSAISAQTPDFIINTGDVVMNGLRPDWDTELFDPLQDLLTSTPIYVSVGNHENNTLGTTSPDQEQIPYSHYFSKYFSFPDKPHETYYSFEYGNAFFIFFDNNLAAYTDRAFPDIASGSSQHQWLEKQLSSPAAQNAEWLFVTAHIPIMSKVRYKLNEDQIWPLFKKYGVDFYFSGHVHDYERSYVDGIYHIISGGGGGPQDHPVRNQADIRKQRTSYHYCLIDINGSTLDLSFRDREQRVMDQVVIDKRFSNSHKDLSIPKKLTLKSEPGSPGVPVIFELSLPLDGEFNISIYNDKGDIIKYLVDRYAPAGTYWLNWVGDDADGFIVPNGNYICKVNTGTEQAQTQIILQN; encoded by the coding sequence ATGCGTCTGAAACAAATCAAAGTGGTGGGTTTCCTTGGCTTCCTACTGTTTATTCTCGCAGCTTGTGTTGGTGTTGGAAGCTCTCCTCCTGAACAAGGTTTAGGACCGAATAATTCGGCTGTTATCTGGCGTGATGATTTTGAAGATGGTGATATGGTAGGTTGGACAATCCACGACTATCCCGATCATGAAATATCAAACTGGTATGTTGAAGCAGGCTATTTGATTCAGCAGAGCAATATTGGCAAAGGCAAATTGGGTACTCAAGCGGTGGCTGGACAAGCTGACTGGACCGACTATACACTTTCGGCAAATGTGGTATCGACTGATGACGATTACATCGGTGTTTTATTCCGCTATCAGGATCCTGAAAACTATTATCGCTTTAGCCTTTCATCTCAGATATCCAAAATTAGACTTGAAAAAAGAGTTGATGGCGTTTTCGAGACTATTGGCTTTCTCGAAGAGATGTGGCCTGAATGTCGTTTCAATATTAGTGTTGATGTTAGGGGGGATTCCATAAAGGTTTACCTGGATCAAATGGAATATTTTTCAATTGTAGATACCAGTCTTAGTTGGGGAAAAGTTGGTTTTGCAACCTATCACAACAATGCTTCCTTCTTCAATGATATCACCGTTTATGACAACTTAAAGATCACAAGAAACAAGTCACTATACTTTGATCGGGTTCCTTATTTACAGAATGTTTTGGGTGATAGTGCAGTAATTATGTGGGGCAGCAGTCAAGCTCAGAATTCTCAAGTTGAATATGGACTATCCAGGGGAGAAACTCAGACCATATTGATGGATGACAGGGTCAAAATACACGAGGTTGTATTGCCTGACTTGCAACAGGGGCAACAGTATACTTACCGGGTATCGTCTGGTTCATTGGTGAGTGATTGGTATATATTTAGAACTGCAAAAACCACGGAGCAAGCCTTTCGCTTTGCCCTCTATGGTGATAATCGTACGAATTTCTTGCGCCATTCAGAAGTTGTCTCTGCAATTTCAGCACAAACTCCGGATTTTATAATCAATACGGGTGATGTGGTTATGAACGGGCTCCGGCCAGACTGGGACACTGAATTATTTGATCCATTACAAGACTTGCTGACTTCGACACCTATTTATGTTTCGGTAGGCAATCATGAGAATAATACCCTGGGCACGACATCCCCAGATCAGGAACAAATACCCTACTCACACTACTTTTCAAAGTATTTTTCTTTTCCTGACAAGCCGCATGAAACATACTACAGTTTTGAATATGGAAACGCATTTTTCATCTTTTTTGACAATAATCTAGCTGCCTACACCGATCGTGCTTTCCCTGATATAGCATCAGGTAGTTCTCAGCACCAATGGCTTGAGAAGCAGCTGAGTTCGCCTGCAGCCCAAAATGCCGAATGGTTATTTGTTACAGCTCATATTCCGATAATGTCTAAGGTACGCTACAAATTAAATGAAGACCAAATATGGCCTCTTTTCAAGAAGTATGGTGTAGATTTTTATTTTTCCGGCCATGTTCACGACTATGAACGAAGTTATGTAGATGGCATTTATCATATCATCAGCGGTGGTGGTGGCGGTCCTCAGGATCACCCTGTTCGCAACCAGGCCGATATTAGAAAACAAAGAACTAGCTATCATTATTGTTTGATTGATATAAATGGATCAACCCTAGATCTCAGCTTTAGGGATAGAGAGCAAAGAGTTATGGATCAGGTTGTCATTGATAAGAGGTTTAGTAATAGTCATAAGGATTTATCAATTCCAAAGAAACTGACTTTAAAAAGTGAACCTGGCTCACCAGGGGTTCCTGTAATCTTTGAGCTCTCTCTTCCCCTGGACGGTGAATTTAATATCAGTATTTATAATGATAAGGGGGACATTATAAAATACCTGGTTGATCGTTATGCCCCCGCTGGCACCTATTGGCTGAATTGGGTGGGAGATGATGCAGATGGCTTTATCGTACCGAATGGTAACTACATTTGTAAAGTCAATACTGGCACTGAGCAAGCTCAAACCCAAATCATACTCCAGAATTGA